A genomic region of Prevotella scopos JCM 17725 contains the following coding sequences:
- the rpmG gene encoding 50S ribosomal protein L33, with protein sequence MAKKAKGNRVQVILECTEMKNSGVAGTSRYVTTKNRKNTPERLELMKYNPVLKKVTLHKEIK encoded by the coding sequence ATGGCAAAGAAAGCTAAAGGAAACAGAGTCCAAGTTATCTTGGAATGTACCGAGATGAAGAATAGTGGTGTGGCTGGTACAAGCCGTTACGTAACAACAAAGAATCGTAAGAATACTCCAGAGCGTCTTGAACTTATGAAGTATAACCCTGTTCTTAAGAAGGTTACCCTTCACAAGGAGATTAAGTAA
- the rpmB gene encoding 50S ribosomal protein L28 — protein sequence MSKICQITGKKAQIGCNVSHSKHRTKRSFDVNLFSKKFYYVEEACWIQLKISAAGLRLINKVGLDAALKQAVSKGYVDWKDIKVIGD from the coding sequence ATGTCTAAGATTTGTCAAATCACAGGAAAGAAGGCACAGATAGGTTGTAACGTGTCTCACTCAAAGCATCGTACAAAGAGAAGCTTTGACGTCAACCTCTTCAGCAAGAAGTTCTACTATGTAGAGGAGGCTTGCTGGATTCAGCTGAAGATTAGCGCTGCTGGTCTTCGTCTTATTAACAAGGTAGGTCTTGATGCAGCACTTAAGCAGGCTGTTTCAAAGGGCTATGTTGACTGGAAGGACATTAAGGTAATAGGAGACTAA
- a CDS encoding CinA family protein: MDFESKIISRQIGDILYASGYTIGTAESCTGGRISEAIIAIPGSSDYYKGGVVAYTDEVKEKLLGVSHEVLEEKTAVSEEVAREMVLGTINAIGVDFAIASTGVAGPGGGTSENPVGTIWLAYGNRSEIRTFKLTEDFGRDINLAIATNKAIRLMLDFLNDIVDKSEQTHKKD; encoded by the coding sequence ATGGATTTTGAAAGTAAGATAATCTCACGTCAAATTGGTGACATCCTTTATGCATCAGGATATACAATTGGTACAGCAGAGAGCTGTACAGGTGGTCGTATCAGTGAAGCTATCATAGCTATCCCTGGTTCATCTGATTATTATAAAGGTGGTGTCGTAGCTTATACAGATGAAGTTAAGGAAAAACTTCTTGGCGTTTCTCACGAAGTGCTTGAAGAAAAGACAGCTGTGTCAGAAGAGGTCGCACGTGAAATGGTGTTGGGTACTATCAATGCCATTGGAGTTGATTTTGCAATTGCATCCACAGGCGTTGCTGGTCCAGGTGGAGGAACGAGTGAGAATCCTGTTGGTACAATTTGGTTAGCTTATGGTAATCGTTCTGAAATTAGAACTTTTAAACTAACAGAAGATTTTGGACGTGATATCAATCTTGCTATCGCAACTAACAAGGCTATTCGTTTGATGCTCGATTTTCTTAATGACATCGTTGATAAGAGTGAGCAGACGCACAAAAAAGATTAA
- the tsaD gene encoding tRNA (adenosine(37)-N6)-threonylcarbamoyltransferase complex transferase subunit TsaD, whose protein sequence is MEKEDIYILGIESSCDDTSAAVLRNGVILSNVTASQEVHKAYGGVVPELASRAHQQNVVPVVDQALKRAGITKEQLSAIAFTRGPGLMGSLLVGVNFAKGFARSLNIPMIEVNHLQGHVMAHFIKENDDDNHMPPFPFICLLVSGGNSQIVKVNAYNDMEVLGQTIDDAAGEAIDKCSKVMGLGYPGGPIIDKLARQGNPLAYKFAEPNVPGFDYSFSGLKTSFLYNMRKWVQEDPDFIEHHKEDIAASLEHAIVDILMKKLRLAVKETGIKHVAVAGGVSANNGLRNAFKDHAERYGWTIYIPKFSYTTDNAAMIASVGNFKYKDKDFTEMDIPVFSKVTFE, encoded by the coding sequence ATGGAAAAAGAAGATATTTATATATTAGGTATAGAAAGCAGTTGTGATGATACAAGTGCTGCCGTATTGAGGAATGGTGTAATCCTCAGTAACGTTACAGCCTCACAAGAGGTACATAAAGCATATGGAGGAGTTGTTCCTGAGCTTGCTTCAAGAGCACACCAGCAGAACGTTGTTCCTGTTGTTGATCAGGCTTTGAAGCGTGCTGGAATTACGAAGGAACAGCTTTCAGCCATTGCCTTTACACGCGGTCCCGGGTTGATGGGGAGTCTTTTGGTCGGTGTGAACTTTGCTAAAGGTTTTGCCCGTTCATTAAATATTCCAATGATTGAGGTAAATCATTTGCAAGGACATGTCATGGCTCATTTTATCAAAGAAAATGATGATGATAACCACATGCCTCCATTCCCTTTCATCTGTCTCTTGGTATCTGGTGGTAATTCTCAGATTGTTAAGGTAAATGCCTATAATGATATGGAGGTACTTGGTCAGACTATTGATGATGCCGCAGGTGAAGCAATTGATAAGTGTTCGAAGGTTATGGGGCTTGGTTATCCAGGTGGTCCTATCATTGACAAACTGGCTCGACAGGGTAATCCATTAGCTTATAAGTTTGCAGAACCTAATGTTCCTGGTTTCGATTACTCTTTCTCAGGTCTCAAGACATCCTTCTTGTACAATATGCGAAAGTGGGTACAGGAAGATCCAGACTTTATCGAGCATCATAAAGAAGACATTGCAGCAAGTCTTGAGCATGCCATCGTTGATATACTTATGAAGAAGTTGCGTTTGGCCGTAAAAGAGACAGGTATAAAGCATGTGGCTGTTGCGGGTGGTGTGTCAGCTAATAATGGGCTTCGTAATGCATTCAAAGACCATGCTGAGCGTTATGGTTGGACGATTTACATTCCTAAGTTTAGTTATACAACTGACAATGCTGCTATGATTGCTAGCGTAGGAAACTTCAAATATAAAGATAAAGATTTCACAGAGATGGATATTCCTGTGTTCAGTAAGGTTACATTTGAATAA
- the map gene encoding type I methionyl aminopeptidase yields MQLKKRRWHCLPGQEPTDMDLKIIEFEKKGKLVPTRDMIKTPEQIEGIRKSGIVNTGCLDAVAEAIHAGMNTQEIDDICMQYCKDHNAIPACLNYEGYPKSVCTSINEVVCHGVPKKEDVLQEGDIINVDMTTIVDGYYADASRMFIIGKTTPEKERLVRVAKECLEIGAEAAKPYSFVGDIGHAIQKHAEKNGYGVVRDLCGHGVGLEFHEQPDIVHYGNRGTGMLLVPGMVFTIEPMINMGTWKVFIDADDPYGWEVITGDEQPSAQWEHTFVMTEHGLEVLTH; encoded by the coding sequence ATGCAGTTGAAGAAAAGAAGATGGCATTGTCTTCCTGGACAAGAGCCAACCGATATGGATTTAAAGATAATAGAGTTTGAGAAGAAGGGCAAACTCGTTCCTACACGTGATATGATTAAGACACCTGAGCAGATTGAAGGTATCCGAAAGAGTGGTATAGTCAATACGGGATGTTTGGATGCTGTAGCAGAAGCTATCCATGCAGGCATGAATACACAGGAGATTGATGATATCTGTATGCAGTATTGTAAGGATCATAATGCTATTCCAGCCTGCTTGAATTACGAAGGCTATCCAAAGAGCGTATGTACCAGTATCAATGAGGTTGTATGTCATGGTGTGCCAAAGAAAGAAGATGTACTTCAAGAAGGCGATATTATCAATGTTGATATGACGACGATTGTGGATGGCTATTATGCAGATGCAAGTCGTATGTTTATTATAGGAAAGACAACTCCTGAGAAGGAACGTTTAGTACGTGTTGCAAAGGAGTGTCTTGAAATTGGTGCTGAAGCTGCTAAGCCTTACTCTTTTGTAGGTGATATTGGGCATGCCATTCAGAAGCATGCAGAGAAGAATGGCTATGGCGTCGTTCGTGACCTCTGTGGTCATGGCGTAGGTCTTGAATTCCACGAACAACCTGACATTGTTCACTATGGTAACAGAGGAACTGGTATGTTATTGGTTCCTGGTATGGTGTTCACTATCGAACCAATGATTAATATGGGTACATGGAAAGTCTTTATTGATGCAGATGATCCTTATGGATGGGAAGTCATCACAGGTGATGAGCAACCTTCTGCACAATGGGAACATACCTTCGTTATGACAGAACACGGATTGGAGGTTCTGACACACTAA